From a region of the Leptospira kmetyi serovar Malaysia str. Bejo-Iso9 genome:
- a CDS encoding N-acetylneuraminate synthase family protein, producing the protein MYIKLFDREVGEGKPTFIIAEIGLNHNGSMEIAKKLIDVAFENGCDAVKFQKRDVKNLAINSFLDTPDNRFPEFGKTYREVREYVEFTDDELLELKEYSATKKIHFFLTPFDLESAKTVEKLNIEVVKSASHNLTFIPLIKAIAKSKKPLIISTGMSTLEELDRTVAIVKEAGCPFALLHCVSAYPTPLELVNLKLIDFLKERYGVPVGYSGHEEYTANNQATIAAVARGACIVERHVTLDNNMMGFDHKISLNPQDLKTLVLAIRNIDKMMGNGVKTLLPEEKVKRDQQRISIATKVSIKEGSKIEESMLSFKGPGTGFASYDLPKLIGKIAAVNIPEDVLILPEMIR; encoded by the coding sequence ATGTATATAAAATTGTTTGATCGAGAGGTCGGCGAAGGTAAGCCGACATTTATCATTGCAGAAATTGGATTGAACCATAACGGTTCTATGGAAATTGCAAAAAAGCTAATTGATGTTGCTTTTGAAAACGGATGCGATGCGGTTAAGTTTCAGAAGCGCGATGTAAAGAATTTAGCGATAAATTCGTTCTTAGACACGCCCGATAATCGGTTTCCCGAATTCGGCAAAACATACCGTGAAGTGCGAGAATATGTAGAATTTACGGACGATGAACTGCTTGAACTAAAGGAATATTCGGCGACCAAAAAAATTCATTTTTTTCTAACCCCGTTTGATTTAGAATCCGCTAAAACGGTTGAAAAGTTGAATATCGAGGTTGTGAAAAGTGCAAGCCACAATTTAACCTTTATACCACTGATTAAAGCCATAGCAAAAAGCAAAAAACCTTTAATAATTTCGACCGGAATGTCAACTTTAGAAGAGTTGGATCGTACTGTTGCGATCGTTAAAGAGGCAGGTTGTCCATTTGCTCTGCTTCACTGTGTTTCCGCTTACCCGACTCCATTAGAGCTTGTTAATTTGAAACTGATTGATTTTTTAAAAGAGAGATATGGAGTTCCGGTTGGATATTCAGGTCATGAAGAATATACGGCAAATAATCAAGCTACGATCGCTGCTGTTGCAAGGGGAGCTTGTATTGTAGAAAGACACGTCACGCTCGATAATAATATGATGGGATTTGATCATAAAATTTCTTTAAATCCACAAGATTTAAAAACTTTGGTGTTAGCGATTCGGAATATTGATAAAATGATGGGCAACGGAGTTAAGACGCTTTTACCCGAAGAAAAAGTGAAACGCGATCAACAACGAATCTCCATTGCTACGAAAGTTTCGATTAAAGAAGGAAGTAAGATCGAAGAATCGATGCTTTCATTCAAAGGACCCGGAACCGGATTCGCGAGTTATGATTTGCCTAAATTGATAGGTAAAATCGCTGCTGTGAACATTCCTGAAGATGTTTTAATTCTTCCGGAGATGATTCGTTAA
- a CDS encoding NAD-dependent epimerase, which translates to MKLLVTGAAGFIGYHTVRKMIQAGHEVVGLDNLNDYYDVNLKLARLNELGIDIQVVGVEKEIKSRKNKNFRFIKADLSDQQKMETLFKNENFERVCHLGAQAGVRYSLTNPHAYVNSNIIGTLNILESCRKSEVGHLVYASSSSIYGLNTQMPFRTTQNTDHPVSLYAASKKSNELMAHVYSQLYKIPTTGLRFFTVYGPWGRPDMAIFLFTKAILEGKPIDVYNDGNLQRDFTYVDDLVEGIVKVIDSPAKSDDNWSSDEPAANSSVAPYKIYNIGNSCSVKLMDFIEAIEHAAGKKAIINYLPMQKGDVVATWADVSDLKRDFNYNPDTPVREGIAEFVSWFKSFYKV; encoded by the coding sequence ATGAAACTTTTAGTTACGGGCGCCGCTGGATTTATCGGTTATCACACCGTTCGAAAAATGATTCAAGCGGGTCATGAAGTTGTGGGGCTTGATAATCTCAACGATTACTACGACGTGAATTTAAAGCTCGCGAGACTGAACGAATTGGGAATAGATATTCAAGTTGTCGGCGTTGAAAAAGAAATAAAAAGCAGAAAAAATAAGAATTTTCGATTCATCAAAGCTGATTTATCGGATCAGCAGAAAATGGAAACCTTATTTAAGAATGAAAACTTTGAAAGAGTATGCCATCTCGGCGCACAAGCCGGAGTGCGTTATAGCTTAACGAACCCGCATGCTTACGTTAATTCTAATATTATAGGAACATTGAATATTTTAGAGAGCTGTAGAAAATCGGAAGTTGGGCATTTGGTTTACGCATCAAGTTCTTCCATTTACGGTCTCAATACTCAGATGCCTTTCCGAACAACTCAAAATACGGATCACCCTGTCAGTCTCTATGCTGCAAGCAAAAAGTCTAATGAGCTTATGGCTCATGTATACAGTCAATTGTATAAAATTCCGACTACGGGACTCCGTTTTTTTACGGTTTATGGTCCATGGGGAAGGCCGGATATGGCGATCTTTTTATTTACAAAAGCTATTCTCGAGGGGAAACCCATCGACGTATATAATGACGGTAATTTACAGCGAGATTTTACATACGTTGATGACCTGGTCGAAGGAATCGTTAAAGTAATTGATTCACCGGCTAAATCGGATGATAACTGGTCTTCTGATGAACCCGCAGCTAATTCTTCTGTCGCTCCATACAAAATTTATAATATTGGCAATTCTTGTTCTGTTAAGTTGATGGACTTTATTGAGGCAATTGAACATGCCGCTGGTAAAAAAGCGATTATCAACTATTTACCCATGCAAAAGGGTGATGTCGTCGCAACTTGGGCTGACGTTAGTGATTTAAAAAGAGATTTTAACTATAATCCGGATACGCCTGTACGTGAAGGCATCGCGGAGTTTGTGAGTTGGTTTAAATCCTTTTATAAGGTTTAA
- a CDS encoding ABC transporter ATP-binding protein has product MSEPKTTTLLKSLWDNFSLVRKKQFILLIFLIGFASFMEVFSIGAVLPFLSALTMPEKIFEIESIKPLLSLSNISHTNDLILATTIVFIVSSLIAGGMRLLLLWVSNRLSFAAGTDLSSKIYQKTLYQPYRVHLDRNSSEVVSGILIKAKRMIGSIILPIVQIISSVFIVISVLFFLVQLNPILLGTIMITFGGFYFIFAFFVRNQLARNSHIETKEHSHVLKLLQDGLGGIRDILLNGNQKFYTEIFKESDEKLRKASAISSFTSASPKYVVEAMGMVFFAILAYSIFLKNGGLQSSLPFLGALALGAQRLLPILQQAYQGWAMVKGSKGTLQDVVQLLEQPLPAYAFLPQPKSISFNERLVIDNLSFQYHSDGPYILKNITITVPKGSRIGIIGQTGSGKSTLLDLIMGLLEPSSGRIFLDETLLSEENIRSWQASIANVPQSIFLSDNTILENIALGIPRERIDIEKVKRAAKSAKIAEHIESLKDGYDTLVGERGARLSGGQRQRIGIARALYKDASVIIFDEATSALDNETERSVMESIDGLGKDLTILMIAHRLSTVKNCDQIIELNAGKIGRSGKFENLFSNSSEQY; this is encoded by the coding sequence ATGTCTGAACCTAAAACAACTACTTTGCTTAAAAGTCTTTGGGATAATTTTTCCCTTGTACGTAAAAAACAATTTATTCTTTTAATTTTTCTAATCGGTTTTGCTTCTTTTATGGAAGTATTTAGCATCGGTGCCGTGTTGCCATTCTTAAGCGCCCTTACCATGCCGGAAAAAATATTTGAAATTGAATCGATAAAACCTTTATTATCGCTTTCGAATATATCACATACAAACGATTTGATTCTTGCAACCACGATTGTGTTCATTGTATCTTCGCTAATTGCAGGGGGAATGAGGCTCCTGCTTCTTTGGGTTAGTAATCGATTGTCCTTCGCTGCCGGAACTGACTTAAGCTCGAAAATATACCAAAAGACTCTCTATCAACCTTATCGAGTTCATCTTGATCGAAATAGCAGTGAGGTCGTCTCCGGTATTCTGATTAAAGCGAAGAGAATGATCGGGTCCATTATATTACCGATTGTCCAAATTATCAGCTCCGTATTTATCGTGATTTCGGTTTTGTTCTTTTTAGTTCAATTGAATCCGATTCTTTTAGGTACGATCATGATTACTTTCGGCGGATTTTATTTCATTTTTGCTTTTTTTGTTCGTAACCAACTTGCAAGAAATAGTCATATAGAGACGAAAGAACATTCGCATGTTTTAAAGTTATTGCAGGATGGTCTTGGAGGAATTCGCGATATTTTATTAAACGGGAATCAAAAATTCTACACCGAAATTTTTAAAGAATCGGATGAGAAACTTAGAAAAGCTTCGGCGATTTCTTCTTTCACATCGGCAAGTCCGAAATACGTCGTTGAAGCGATGGGGATGGTATTCTTTGCAATCTTAGCATATTCTATATTTTTAAAAAATGGCGGGCTTCAATCTTCTTTGCCGTTTTTGGGAGCTCTTGCTTTGGGAGCTCAGAGGCTTCTGCCAATTCTTCAACAAGCCTATCAAGGGTGGGCTATGGTAAAAGGATCCAAAGGCACATTGCAAGATGTGGTTCAGCTTTTAGAGCAACCTCTACCTGCTTACGCATTTTTGCCGCAACCGAAATCAATTTCATTTAACGAACGATTAGTGATCGACAATCTATCATTTCAATATCATTCAGACGGACCATACATTCTAAAGAATATAACGATAACCGTGCCTAAAGGTTCGAGAATCGGTATCATTGGGCAAACGGGAAGTGGCAAAAGTACATTATTAGATTTGATTATGGGACTTTTGGAACCTTCATCGGGTCGAATTTTCTTGGACGAAACTTTATTGAGTGAAGAAAATATACGGTCTTGGCAAGCATCGATCGCGAATGTACCGCAAAGTATTTTTTTATCGGATAATACAATTCTTGAAAATATCGCTTTAGGGATTCCCCGCGAACGCATTGATATTGAAAAAGTGAAACGGGCTGCGAAAAGTGCAAAGATCGCAGAACATATTGAAAGTTTGAAAGACGGGTATGATACTCTCGTTGGAGAGCGAGGGGCTCGTTTGTCCGGAGGACAGCGGCAACGAATTGGAATAGCGAGAGCTTTATATAAAGACGCTTCGGTGATCATTTTTGATGAGGCAACAAGCGCGTTGGATAACGAAACCGAAAGATCCGTTATGGAATCTATTGATGGTCTGGGTAAGGATCTTACTATTTTGATGATCGCACATAGGCTTTCTACAGTTAAGAACTGCGATCAAATCATAGAGCTGAATGCAGGAAAAATAGGAAGGTCCGGCAAATTCGAAAATTTATTTTCAAATTCTTCCGAGCAGTATTGA
- the fcl gene encoding GDP-L-fucose synthase, translated as MDKNSKIYIAGHKGLVGSAIERVLKKEGYENIIGKSHSELDLTEQSKVNEFFEKEKPDYVFLAAAKVGGIHANNTYPAEFIFSNLQIQNNIIDACYRFQVKKLLFLGSSCIYPKFAQQPMDEGQLLDGKLEPTNEPYAVAKIAGIVMCQSYNRQYGTNFISVMPTNLYGPGDNYHPENSHVLPALIRRFYEAKKQNLPEVVVWGTGKPLREFLYSDDMARACVFLMKNYDATGDAKGGEHVNVGSGIEVSIRELAETVKDVVGYQGLLTFDLTKPDGTPRKLLDVSKLHKMGWKHQVELREGIRSAFEDFLDSK; from the coding sequence ATGGATAAAAATTCCAAAATCTACATCGCGGGTCATAAAGGTCTCGTCGGCTCCGCGATCGAGCGCGTCTTAAAAAAAGAAGGTTATGAGAATATCATCGGTAAGTCACATTCCGAGTTGGATCTTACGGAACAATCGAAGGTCAACGAATTCTTCGAAAAGGAAAAACCGGACTACGTTTTTCTCGCCGCCGCAAAGGTCGGAGGGATTCACGCGAACAACACGTATCCCGCCGAATTCATTTTTTCCAATCTGCAAATTCAGAATAATATCATAGACGCTTGTTATCGTTTTCAAGTTAAGAAGCTGCTCTTCTTAGGTTCCTCCTGCATTTATCCGAAGTTCGCGCAACAACCTATGGACGAGGGACAACTGCTCGATGGTAAACTCGAACCGACGAACGAACCGTATGCGGTCGCGAAGATCGCCGGAATTGTTATGTGTCAGAGTTACAATCGTCAATATGGTACGAATTTTATTTCCGTGATGCCTACCAATCTTTACGGTCCCGGCGATAACTATCATCCCGAAAATTCTCACGTGCTTCCCGCGCTCATTCGCAGATTTTACGAAGCGAAAAAACAGAATCTTCCCGAGGTCGTCGTTTGGGGGACCGGTAAACCCTTAAGAGAATTCTTATATTCGGACGACATGGCTCGGGCGTGCGTTTTTCTTATGAAGAATTACGACGCGACCGGCGACGCGAAAGGCGGTGAACACGTGAACGTAGGGAGCGGTATCGAAGTAAGTATCCGCGAACTTGCGGAAACGGTTAAGGATGTCGTGGGTTATCAAGGTCTTTTGACCTTCGATCTTACCAAACCGGACGGAACTCCCCGTAAACTTTTGGACGTTTCCAAACTTCACAAGATGGGTTGGAAACATCAGGTGGAATTGAGAGAAGGGATTCGATCCGCGTTCGAGGACTTTTTGGATTCTAAATAA
- a CDS encoding MarR family EPS-associated transcriptional regulator, whose protein sequence is MDDALRHKLLRILEENPEVNQREISEILGISLGKVNYCLKALMDKGWIKAKNFKNSKNKLAYAYFLTPMGIEEKARITVRYLKVKMQEYEQIRKEIEELKKEVGEE, encoded by the coding sequence ATGGATGACGCGTTAAGACACAAACTTCTGAGAATCTTGGAAGAAAACCCCGAAGTCAATCAGAGAGAAATCTCGGAGATATTAGGGATTAGTTTGGGGAAAGTGAACTATTGTCTCAAGGCTTTGATGGACAAGGGTTGGATCAAGGCCAAGAACTTTAAGAACAGTAAAAACAAACTCGCGTACGCATACTTCTTAACTCCGATGGGAATCGAAGAGAAGGCTCGTATCACAGTACGTTATCTGAAAGTGAAGATGCAGGAGTACGAACAGATTCGCAAAGAGATCGAAGAGTTGAAGAAGGAAGTCGGGGAAGAATAG
- a CDS encoding YdeI/OmpD-associated family protein produces the protein MAQKNPKVDKYVEKDKNWQKELVQMREIALGCKLEENLKWGCPCYTFEENNVVLIHVFKEYCAYLFFKGALMKDPQGILVQQTKNVQSARQIRFTDVKEIKKMKSVLKSYIQEAIEIEKSGQKVAFKKTDQFKIPEEFQNKLDEIPELKTAFEALTPGRQRAYLLHFAAPKQSKTRESRIEKSMQQIFKGKGLND, from the coding sequence ATGGCTCAAAAAAATCCGAAAGTTGATAAATATGTCGAGAAGGACAAAAACTGGCAGAAAGAACTGGTTCAAATGAGGGAGATTGCTCTTGGTTGCAAACTCGAAGAGAATTTGAAATGGGGATGTCCCTGTTACACGTTCGAGGAGAACAACGTCGTTCTCATCCATGTATTCAAAGAATATTGCGCTTATCTTTTTTTCAAAGGCGCTTTGATGAAGGATCCGCAGGGAATTCTCGTTCAACAAACAAAGAACGTTCAATCGGCTCGACAGATTCGTTTTACCGACGTGAAAGAGATTAAGAAGATGAAATCGGTTTTGAAATCTTATATCCAAGAAGCGATCGAGATCGAAAAGTCCGGTCAGAAAGTGGCTTTTAAAAAGACCGATCAATTCAAAATTCCGGAAGAATTTCAAAACAAATTGGATGAAATCCCCGAATTGAAAACCGCTTTCGAGGCCTTGACCCCCGGAAGACAAAGGGCCTATCTTCTTCATTTTGCGGCTCCGAAACAATCCAAAACCAGAGAATCCAGAATCGAAAAATCGATGCAACAGATCTTCAAAGGCAAGGGACTGAACGATTGA
- a CDS encoding Hsp20/alpha crystallin family protein, whose product MNEFRIFEDFHKLQNRFSSFWDPFSANGGSAYPTLNIHKGADEITITALVPGIDPNSLEITVSGNQLRLEGDALANRPKDSYDTNRVERFHGKFRRALELPAEVDSEKTTAEFKNGVLVLTLPIRESVKPRKIQIKTN is encoded by the coding sequence ATGAACGAATTTAGAATCTTTGAAGACTTTCATAAGCTCCAAAACCGATTCTCGAGCTTTTGGGACCCTTTTTCCGCAAACGGTGGAAGCGCTTATCCGACTCTGAATATTCACAAAGGAGCGGACGAGATTACGATCACCGCTTTGGTTCCCGGAATCGATCCGAATTCTTTGGAAATCACCGTGAGCGGAAATCAACTTCGACTCGAAGGGGACGCTCTGGCAAACAGACCGAAGGATTCTTACGATACGAATCGTGTGGAAAGATTTCACGGAAAGTTTCGCAGAGCTCTGGAACTCCCTGCGGAAGTGGATTCGGAAAAGACCACCGCGGAATTTAAAAACGGAGTTTTGGTTCTTACACTCCCGATTCGGGAAAGCGTTAAACCGCGTAAGATCCAGATCAAAACCAACTAA
- a CDS encoding Hsp20/alpha crystallin family protein yields MTNAVLNKENHTTVENQPSHEVKRTRILTPRVDVYSDEENIYLYADLPGVEEKDVQVQIEKDQLTISGKTSEKDISGELRYSEYRTGEYKRSFTLTESVEEEKISAVYKNGVLNLVLPKRKPHTKKIEVRSE; encoded by the coding sequence ATGACAAACGCAGTATTGAACAAAGAGAACCACACAACCGTGGAGAATCAACCTTCTCACGAAGTAAAAAGAACGAGAATTCTTACTCCGAGAGTGGACGTTTATTCGGACGAAGAAAACATCTATCTCTACGCGGATCTTCCCGGCGTGGAAGAAAAGGACGTTCAAGTTCAGATCGAAAAGGATCAACTCACCATCTCCGGTAAAACATCCGAGAAAGATATTTCCGGCGAGTTGAGATATTCCGAATACAGAACCGGCGAATACAAGAGATCGTTCACTCTGACCGAATCGGTTGAAGAGGAAAAAATCTCCGCGGTTTATAAGAATGGGGTTTTGAATCTGGTTCTTCCCAAAAGAAAACCTCACACGAAAAAGATAGAAGTTCGTTCCGAGTAA
- a CDS encoding DMT family protein, which produces MKTFFLLVCSNFFMTFAWYGHLKYFHGWSLPLTIFLSWGIALFEYVLMVPANRIGYGEEGYSAFQLKILQEIITISVFILFASLVLKEKIKWNHAVSFLLILAAVGFAFYDKSGVSSTSSHP; this is translated from the coding sequence ATGAAAACCTTTTTCCTTCTTGTCTGTTCCAATTTTTTTATGACCTTCGCGTGGTATGGTCACTTGAAGTATTTTCACGGATGGAGTCTTCCACTTACGATTTTTTTAAGCTGGGGAATCGCCCTTTTCGAATACGTTCTTATGGTTCCCGCAAATCGGATCGGTTACGGAGAAGAAGGTTACAGCGCGTTTCAACTGAAGATTCTTCAGGAGATCATCACGATCAGCGTTTTCATTCTGTTCGCGTCCTTGGTCTTAAAGGAAAAAATAAAATGGAATCACGCCGTGAGTTTTCTTTTAATTTTAGCGGCGGTGGGATTTGCCTTTTACGATAAGAGCGGCGTTAGTTCGACTTCATCGCATCCGTAA
- a CDS encoding SCO family protein: MKERILFIGVLFLGIGLGFFGWKEWRSKSSVQEPVFVEEWSSTTLKNTENLEIPLSRIPGKLKLVYFGFSHCPDMCSRALLDMSATVRELGNDGKDLTPVFISVDPERDSPELLAKYVKQFAGQGLIALTGEKAKLDSLQSAFGAVSKKVSAPQLEGGYTVDHTVFLYVLDDQSRILATFPGGTDGKTLAKDIRKFL, encoded by the coding sequence TTGAAGGAAAGAATTCTTTTTATCGGCGTTTTGTTTCTCGGAATCGGGCTCGGTTTTTTCGGTTGGAAGGAATGGAGATCGAAATCCTCCGTTCAAGAACCGGTCTTTGTAGAAGAATGGTCCTCCACAACCTTGAAAAACACGGAGAACTTGGAAATCCCTCTCAGCAGAATCCCGGGAAAACTCAAACTCGTCTATTTCGGATTTTCTCATTGTCCCGATATGTGTTCTCGTGCCTTGCTCGATATGTCCGCTACGGTTCGAGAACTCGGTAACGACGGCAAGGATTTGACGCCTGTGTTTATCAGCGTGGACCCGGAGCGAGATTCTCCGGAACTACTTGCAAAATATGTAAAGCAGTTTGCCGGGCAGGGGTTGATCGCTTTGACGGGCGAGAAGGCGAAGTTGGATTCTCTTCAATCCGCGTTCGGCGCGGTTTCCAAAAAAGTCAGCGCTCCACAACTCGAAGGCGGTTATACCGTGGACCATACCGTATTTCTATATGTCCTGGACGATCAAAGTAGAATTCTTGCGACGTTCCCCGGAGGAACGGACGGTAAAACGCTCGCAAAAGATATTCGAAAATTCTTATAG
- a CDS encoding multicopper oxidase domain-containing protein: protein MNRKQFLKWLGIGGAGIAAGAGISSVGDGDGSGGLLCKVRPGIVGVNKEATIPGNPGNNSYGSMVHPPFQTDPAFLNRMDLKNLEVSSGPILKQHLSIVEMPLTVAHNTVVKAWTFNGIVPGPVVRAKLGQKMEITLRNDSEHPHSIHFHGSHDPNEDGWEPIVTGGEKTYKLTAGPIGFHPYHCHVPPLASHMAKGLYGGLIVDPPGGRPPAHEFMLILSGWDLGDKGKNDIFSWNGMAGFYDRYPIKVPVGQKVRLYIANMCEYEPVASFHLHAQTFDVFRTGTRLVPDDHTDVVTLGQTERVIVEFTLPKRGRYMFHPHQTKMAENGAMGWIVAV, encoded by the coding sequence GTGAACCGAAAGCAGTTTCTCAAATGGCTCGGGATCGGCGGCGCGGGAATCGCCGCGGGAGCCGGAATCAGTTCGGTCGGCGATGGGGATGGAAGCGGAGGTTTACTCTGTAAGGTCCGTCCCGGAATCGTGGGCGTAAACAAAGAAGCGACGATTCCCGGAAATCCCGGAAACAATTCGTACGGGAGTATGGTTCATCCTCCCTTTCAAACCGATCCCGCGTTTTTGAATCGTATGGATCTGAAGAACTTGGAAGTTTCTTCGGGTCCGATTTTAAAACAACATTTGAGCATCGTCGAGATGCCCTTGACCGTCGCGCACAACACGGTCGTCAAGGCTTGGACTTTTAACGGAATCGTTCCCGGTCCGGTGGTACGAGCGAAGCTCGGACAGAAGATGGAGATCACTCTTCGAAACGATTCCGAACATCCTCATTCCATTCACTTTCACGGAAGTCACGATCCGAACGAAGACGGTTGGGAACCGATCGTCACCGGCGGGGAAAAAACTTATAAACTTACCGCGGGGCCGATCGGATTTCATCCGTATCATTGTCACGTTCCTCCTTTGGCGAGTCATATGGCGAAAGGATTGTACGGCGGTTTGATCGTGGATCCTCCCGGAGGTCGTCCGCCCGCGCACGAGTTCATGTTGATTCTTTCGGGATGGGATCTCGGAGACAAAGGGAAGAATGATATCTTCTCTTGGAACGGAATGGCCGGTTTTTACGATCGTTATCCGATCAAGGTTCCCGTGGGCCAAAAGGTTCGTCTTTATATCGCGAACATGTGCGAGTATGAACCGGTCGCTTCCTTTCACTTACACGCTCAGACCTTCGACGTTTTTCGCACGGGAACAAGACTCGTTCCCGACGATCATACGGACGTCGTCACGCTCGGACAAACCGAAAGGGTCATTGTGGAATTCACACTTCCGAAACGGGGAAGATATATGTTTCATCCGCATCAAACGAAGATGGCGGAGAACGGAGCCATGGGTTGGATCGTCGCGGTATAA
- a CDS encoding PLDc N-terminal domain-containing protein: MEQTVIGGPGFFALLFNFYGYYFPFILYTLLAPLALADLVKRADVDSKTGSIWTGAILLVPIVGAGAYLVAGGSKVPAWLKNALVYGGVGFLALIILVTSVAKF; this comes from the coding sequence ATGGAACAAACTGTCATCGGCGGCCCAGGATTCTTCGCTTTACTTTTCAACTTTTACGGATATTACTTTCCGTTCATTCTTTACACTCTTCTTGCGCCTTTGGCGCTTGCGGATCTCGTAAAAAGAGCGGACGTGGATTCCAAAACCGGTTCCATTTGGACCGGCGCGATTCTTCTGGTTCCGATCGTGGGAGCGGGAGCGTATCTCGTCGCGGGCGGATCGAAAGTTCCGGCTTGGTTGAAGAACGCACTCGTTTACGGGGGAGTCGGATTTTTGGCGCTGATCATTCTCGTTACGTCGGTCGCTAAATTCTAA